The following nucleotide sequence is from Apium graveolens cultivar Ventura chromosome 4, ASM990537v1, whole genome shotgun sequence.
AAAATAGGACATGTGACATACATCCAAGGTTGCCAGTTAAAATCGACAGAATCATGTAACAAAGATGTTCATTCCATTAGATTGCAAGAAGTTTAAAACATACCAGAGGCTTCATATTATAAGCAAGTGGCTCTAAAATATAGTCCTCGTCTTGATCAGCACCATTTACAAACAATTTCCCATCTCGAACCTATACAAAGATCAAATTTATCAGTTTTAGCACCAGTTGAACAATGACTCAATAGCTAGGTGTTTCTCTAGAAAAGATGATCTCACCTCCACACAGTCCCCAGCTTTTGCAACAACACGCTTTACAAAGGCATAATCAGGGCTATAACCCATTTTCTACACATGGTAGCACAAACAAACATAACAACAATGTCAGTTTTCTATTTTCAAATTCCAAATAAAAGATAGAAATGCTCAGCTGGATTATAATCTTGGATCTAATGTACCTGAAGAATTGGCTGAAGAATTGGAGGCGCACTGAATATCACAATATCCGACACCTCTGGATTTCTGAAAACATAAGAAACCTAGAAACACCAAAAGAAAGAGCACAAAACATAATATAAATATTCCTAACCCGAGAAACAGCATCCTGCACGTATAAAGGACAGTCACTTCTATCACAACTTAACAACTAGGAACACATCAAATCACGGAGTGAAAACAATCACTAAGCCTTTCCATAGCCGCTTAGTCAGTTTAACAGAAATAAGATGGTATCTTCCAATTTCCATAAATATCCAGCTAAATCAATTTATCATGAGAACAAACGTGTTTTGTCTTTGGTTGAATTGAATGAAAGAGGAAGGAATGGAATTTGACCTATAATATGGGGCAAAAGTTATATCCTTATCCATACCATTCTCATCCACCTAAACTAAAGttacccccccccccccaaatTAATAAAGAATGCTGCATTCCCAAATCATACCCTTTTTCTCCCCAAATCTCATCATAGAAAATTTGCCCACTCATTTTTCTTCCAAATCTTCCCTCGTAGCTCTATTGTTTCCCCTATAATTTCATCCATTCCATTCCTTCTCCCGCAACCAAATACAACATAAGATAACACTAAAAACACATAAGATAACACTAAAAACATTGTGTTTGGTTGGTGGGAATGGAATGAAGATTTGTGATAAATGATGGGTGCGTAAAAGAGATGGAAGCAATGGGTGGGGAGCTGACTAAATAGatagtaaaatatataaaaatcaaTATTTGTGATGCAGATGAGTTATGTCATTCTCTtgaaaaatttgaaaatatataagCCTTCATAGAATGGAGACTATATAGCCTATGATTAATCTAACAGTGTAAATTTTATACCACTCATCACATTCCTCGTCACCCAACACAGAAATACTTCCCCATGGCACACCCCGATCAATGATATAGATCAGTCCTGAGATCACATACATCATATATATAGACTTATTAAGCTTGTTTTATTAGTTggtttatttaattgttttattaGATCAGTCCCCAAATAATGATATGGATCAGTCCCGAGATTACatagataatatatatatagactTATTAAGCTTGTTGTATTAGTTGGTTTACTTTATTAGATCAGTCCCATACATTATATATATAGACTTGTTAAGTTTGTTCTATTAGTTGGTTTATTTAATTATAACTTATCTTGTCCTACATCACATAACCTCGAGCAACAAATCACCACTAATCTGTAGATACTAACAGCCATATAGAAGTACACGTTTTTGGTTATGTTAATTTGATAATCTAGTGTTGAAAACCAGCAAATCGGTTTATACATTTCTCTGAAATTGAACCTAGGGATAGCCTAATAGACCACTATTACACATGGATACATGTAAAATTTAACAGAACCAAATATAAGCCCATTATGCAACTAACTTTATCATATTTCCTCATTCTCTCGAGTATAACCTTATGAAATTTGGATCATTTTAAAACACGAAAAACATACGCTATAAAGAGTACACATTACATGGCAAACAAAACAGACATTATCATTACTCAATTCACTAATAAATACATAACAATCGACAAAGGCATACGTAGATAATTCATACCTTCTCTGCAAGAATGCGATCACCAACATCAAGAGTAGGAGCCATAGACTTCGAAGGAATCGACCTAGGCTCAGCCAACGACGATCTAAACAACAAACTAACACTAACAGCAGTAAAAGCAGCCTTAGCATCCTCCGAACAACAACTCAACAGCTTCGCCAACCAATTACTCCTCTCGAAATCCACTCCCGAAAACTCTCCACAACATACATTCCCCTCTTTTGTCCCTCCTTTATCCACCTCAGCCCTAACTCTCATCTCATTACACGGCAACCATTTATACACGTGCAAAAACGGCGAAATCCCCGAGCCAGAACTCGGAAATTCCAAACCCGAGATCTGCTTAGACATCGGGTTCAGACCCGGACGATCAGAAAATATCGTCCGAGTCGTAAACAACGAGCCACTAAAGCCCGGGTTAACCCGGGCTTTAGTGGCAGGTTTTAATACAAGGTTGTTAGCCAGGTAACCAGAAAAGTTAATAGTAATTTTAATCGCCATAACGGTAAATTTGTAAAGACTAAGAAAGTAATTTAACAGTGTGAAGTTTTTGAGAATCGAGGGGATTAATAAAAACCCTAGCAATAATAAGATAGCATTGTGAATTAACGAGAAATCAAGGTTTGTGAAGATTTGATGAATTGAAAAAAGAGTAAAAAACCTAAATTAAGGGTTGAATTGATCGAAACCCTAGAAAAAAGAAAGAGATTACAAAAGAGATAGAGATCTCTCTCGGAGAGAgatcagagagagagagagagagagttgaaAATTTGTGATGATCCAAAAAATGAGACGAGTGTTTGGGGCAGAAGGGGGCTTTTTTATTACTGGCGAGTGGCGGCTTTGTTGTGAAGTACCGATTTTACCCTTTACCGATTTTACCCTTTATTTTTGGCGAATTTACAATGCGATTTTTGGTATTTTTTCATTTTagtgttgatttttatttttattttggttAGAATGAGAATCACAGGTGAAAATTGAAAATCGAAGCTTATGCGTAATTAAGTTCGACTTCTGATGTGTGTGCGTgtgattaattataaaaaaatgggatgaaaattttaaaaagttTATTTATTGTGATTCAAATGAAATTTTAAAAAGATGCGGGTAATAAAGCATTTATTTGATTAGCAaagaatatttattatttaatcctCAATTACGGTAATTTGGTTATAATTTTAAAGAATTTTCccataattttaataattttaagaGTAACGTTAGGTTCCTGaaaaaaaattcccaaaaatctTTTTAAATGAGCGGATTTTGATTTGTGCACGCATATTTATGCATGCGGAGTAGGGCTGTCAAATGAATAATTCGGATACAGatatgcctatatccgtatccgcATCCGCAATCATCagattcgaatacggataatatccgctttatttcaGATATAGATAATATCCGTTTTTCTCGGATACGAATACAGAtatttcggacgaatatcggattttttgaatttttttgttgCCCCTACCTTAAATACacataatatatttatatatgaataaagtaagt
It contains:
- the LOC141721723 gene encoding thylakoidal processing peptidase 1, chloroplastic-like encodes the protein MAIKITINFSGYLANNLVLKPATKARVNPGFSGSLFTTRTIFSDRPGLNPMSKQISGLEFPSSGSGISPFLHVYKWLPCNEMRVRAEVDKGGTKEGNVCCGEFSGVDFERSNWLAKLLSCCSEDAKAAFTAVSVSLLFRSSLAEPRSIPSKSMAPTLDVGDRILAEKVSYVFRNPEVSDIVIFSAPPILQPILQKMGYSPDYAFVKRVVAKAGDCVEVRDGKLFVNGADQDEDYILEPLAYNMKPLLVPEGHVFVLGDNRNNSYDSHNWGPLPISNIISRSVLRYWPPSRLADTIYEPYAGHRTVAVS